In Fulvia fulva chromosome 10, complete sequence, a single window of DNA contains:
- a CDS encoding AP-3 complex subunit delta, with the protein MFEKDIYQLIRGLRAHKGNEREYIQESLRECRKEIKGQDMDQKATALLKLVYLEMFGHDMSWASFNVLEVMSSAKYLQKRVGYLAAVQSFRPDTEVLMLAENLLKKDLNSPDKIMIQLPLNAIPHVVNPSMANSLLVDLIPRMSHSLPAIRKKTIVTLYRLALVYPETLRPAWPKIKERLLDENEDPSVTAAIVNVVCELGWRRPHDFLPLAPRLFELLTAGGNNWMAIKIIKLFSVLTPWEPRLVKKLLPPLTSIIKTTPAMSLLYECINGIIQGGIMEAAAGTTDGDEIARLCVNKLRAMLVVEGDPNLRYVALLAFVKITSSHSELVAQHQDVILECIDDPDISIRARALDLAIGMVNANNLQTVVERLLKQLRNAGKASVADEPENDRAMHDGIVPMAMEDDDDARTPIRPKEPKSTQAPSLPDDYRVSVIERVLEMCSRESYANMNDFDWYIGVLVELVKQCPLSSSSAMRSGQQTNTADAIGSELLNVAVRVKAVRPDAAAAAQSLLLIEQREELFPGGSTGGQGVLAAAAFVAGEYADMLPDPEAGLTSLLHSSSAQLPAEVLRSYVQAIPKVFVALTSDQQSGWSATRRGTTTLWTTRIIHFLEPLTLHPNLEVQERSVEYLDLMRLASEAAGSQQTDSETDGYAEPPLLLTQAIPGLFSAQELNPVAATAIRKVPIPEELDLDTPINSSLQMLLSQAEYDTDLDEGSDEVQRFYYEKPSAVVAGYKKPAAELLEPGPAKVASYQDADQEVDRESLLRKKAERRERYKDDPYYIDSERNSGTSTPMHQILRSANGEELDVDAIPVMELNLDAKDTAQRQPRPTSSQPIRKPKRHFEVAADETLGGDDTPSRSSSPAKLAVSRGKKSLLQLDSSGLSSLSLNEPSTGVNGSSKLEIERRQAEEEEMAKAIKEVERLRLEMQRAQERIQPRYMPEEGTVVKRKKKKKSKVEFADDDEPVHAGGKENGDEEAVVRKKKKKKRKDGEGEGESAEPLLNADVEEAQGVGAAKVKKKKKKKKKKREVMFDDEG; encoded by the coding sequence ATGTTCGAGAAGGACATCTACCAGCTCATCAGAGGCTTGCGAGCCCACAAAGGCAACGAACGCGAATACATCCAGGAAAGTCTGCGAGAATGTCGGAAAGAGATCAAGGGCCAGGACATGGACCAGAAGGCTACGGCCTTGCTGAAACTGGTATACCTGGAGATGTTCGGACATGATATGTCCTGGGCGTCTTTCAATGTGCTGGAGGTCATGTCCTCGGCCAAGTACCTGCAGAAGAGGGTGGGATATCTTGCAGCGGTGCAGAGCTTCAGGCCGGATACGGAGGTTCTGATGTTGGCGGAGAATCTGCTGAAGAAGGATCTCAATTCGCCGGATAAGATTATGATTCAGCTGCCGCTGAATGCGATACCGCATGTGGTCAACCCGTCGATGGCTAATTCGTTGCTGGTGGATCTCATACCGCGGATGTCGCATTCCCTACCTGCGATACGGAAGAAGACGATTGTTACGCTGTATCGCTTGGCACTGGTGTACCCGGAGACTCTGCGACCTGCCTGGCCGAAGATCAAAGAGCGTTTGCTTGATGAGAACGAGGATCCTAGCGTGACTGCGGCGATCGTCAATGTGGTTTGTGAACTTGGGTGGAGGAGACCACATGACTTCTTGCCACTGGCTCCGCGGCTATTTGAGCTCTTGACGGCTGGAGGGAATAACTGGATGGCTATCAAGATTATCAAGCTCTTCTCGGTGCTTACTCCATGGGAACCACGCTTGGTGAAGAAGCTACTGCCGCCCCTGACATCGATCATCAAGACTACACCGGCCATGAGCTTGTTGTATGAGTGCATCAATGGCATCATCCAAGGTGGCATCATGGAGGCTGCAGCGGGCACTACTGATGGCGACGAGATTGCTAGGTTGTGCGTGAACAAGCTGAGAGCTATGCTGGTGGTCGAAGGTGATCCGAACTTGCGATATGTGGCATTGCTCGCGTTTGTGAAGATTACTAGCTCGCATTCAGAGCTTGTTGCCCAGCATCAAGATGTGATTCTGGAGTGTATCGATGATCCTGACATCTCGATCCGGGCGCGAGCGCTGGACTTGGCGATTGGCATGGTGAATGCGAACAACTTGCAGACTGTGGTGGAGAGACTGCTGAAGCAGCTGCGAAATGCTGGGAAGGCGTCTGTCGCTGATGAACCTGAAAATGATCGCGCCATGCACGATGGCATTGTCCCTATGGCCATGGAAGACGACGACGATGCACGAACGCCAATACGACCAAAAGAGCCAAAGTCGACGCAAGCGCCTTCACTGCCTGACGACTATCGAGTCTCGGTGATTGAGCGAGTCCTGGAGATGTGCTCGCGCGAGAGCTACGCCAACATGAATGACTTTGACTGGTACATTGGCGTGCTCGTAGAGCTTGTTAAGCAGTGTCCGCTGTCATCGTCATCTGCAATGCGAAGTGGCCAGCAGACTAATACTGCAGATGCCATTGGGTCAGAATTGCTCAATGTAGCAGTCAGAGTCAAGGCGGTCCGTCCAGATGCTGCTGCAGCTGCTCAGTCCTTGTTGCTGATCGAGCAGCGAGAAGAGCTGTTCCCGGGTGGCAGCACTGGTGGGCAAGGCGTTCTTGCTGCTGCGGCGTTCGTTGCTGGGGAGTACGCCGATATGCTACCGGATCCTGAAGCTGGCTTGACATCTTTGCTACATTCTTCGAGCGCACAGCTGCCCGCCGAAGTCCTTCGTAGCTACGTTCAAGCCATTCCAAAGGTGTTCGTGGCACTCACGAGTGACCAGCAAAGTGGCTGGAGTGCGACTCGACGTGGCACTACAACCTTATGGACAACGCGGATCATACACTTCCTTGAACCATTGACGCTGCATCCGAACCTCGAAGTCCAGGAACGATCAGTCGAATACCTTGACTTGATGCGACTGGCCTCAGAAGCAGCTGGCAGCCAACAAACAGACAGTGAAACGGACGGGTATGCTGAGCCGCCGCTTTTACTGACACAAGCCATACCTGGACTTTTCTCTGCACAAGAACTCAACCCTGTGGCTGCCACAGCGATACGCAAAGTCCCCATACCAGAAGAACTTGACCTTGACACACCAATCAACAGCAGTCTACAGATGCTACTAAGCCAGGCAGAATACGACACTGATCTTGATGAGGGTAGTGACGAAGTGCAGCGGTTCTACTACGAGAAGCCATCAGCAGTGGTGGCAGGCTACAAGAAGCCTGCTGCCGAGCTGCTCGAGCCTGGTCCAGCTAAGGTGGCCTCTTATCAAGATGCCGACCAAGAAGTGGATAGGGAGTCCTTACTCAGGAAGAAAGCTGAGCGAAGGGAGCGGTACAAGGACGATCCATATTACATCGATTCGGAACGCAATTCAGGCACTTCTACTCCAATGCATCAGATTCTGCGAAGCGCAAATGGTGAAGAGCTGGACGTCGATGCGATACCTGTGATGGAACTCAATCTCGATGCAAAGGACACCGCTCAACGACAACCCCGACCGACATCATCGCAACCGATACGCAAGCCGAAGAGACACTTCGAGGTTGCAGCAGATGAAACTCTTGGTGGTGACGATACACCATCGCGATCGTCTAGCCCTGCCAAGCTCGCTGTCTCAAGAGGCAAGAAGTCCCTACTCCAGCTCGACAGCAGCGGTCTATCATCTCTATCCCTGAACGAACCGTCCACCGGCGTGAACGGCAGCAGCAAGCTCGAAATCGAGCGCCGCCAAGCAGAAGAAGAGGAGATGGCGAAAGCCATCAAAGAAGTCGAGCGATTACGTCTAGAAATGCAGCGCGCCCAGGAACGGATTCAGCCGAGATATATGCCCGAAGAAGGGACAGTCGTCAAGCGCAAGAAGAAAAAGAAGTCAAAGGTTGAGTTTGCCGATGATGATGAGCCTGTGCATGCTGGTGGCAAGGAGAATGGTGATGAGGAAGCGGTGGTTAGGAAGAAGAAAAAGAAGAAGAGGAAAGATGGTGAGGGGGAGGGGGAGAGTGCGGAGCCGCTGCTTAATGCTGATGTGGAAGAGGCGCAGGGTGTGGGGGCTGCGAAGgttaagaagaagaagaagaagaagaagaagaagaggGAGGTTATGTTTGATGATGAGGGATGA
- a CDS encoding Velvet complex subunit B, which translates to MHAQVPSQPHLQHHTHPPSTQAQYDTNGIYDNRQQSTSHTNGQSNGVDMNPYQQYAGGYGPTHPYPQPPQQQAPQQQQQQQPQQSGHPHPHHQQQPQQQQGPYMQSSQRLPPLVPGMPQGMPGMHNVRDEPSAPPASSSSANSQQPSQYSMAAPQPQSQMPYQPQPQQTLPPPPTSRAGTSSQSGGKKMSHSGTRAGYTYSLQVVQQPQRARMCGFGDKDRRPITPPPCVRLVIVNDRGTEVDLEEFPGDPSFFVLQVDLWAESADREANVVRASSNSPAVSISSATTTSYPPPAEHPRHMSHDQPMMYINEHGQPIYANMPGYAVAMGRPGMMPQQQYGAPLYYQQMPGPGMPFIQPPQAPSAMYTRNLIGSLTVNAAKLKDNENKQGYWFVLQDLSVRTEGFFRLRMSFIDISNTGGPGVSRGKAPVLAWTFSEKFQVYSAKKFPGVIESTPLSKVFAQQGIKIPIRKDNKNEGGDDDDGD; encoded by the exons ATGCACGCGCAAGTCCCGTCTCAGCCACACCTCCAACACCACACCCATCCCCCCTCGACGCAGGCCCAGTACGACACCAACGGAATATACGACAACAGACAACAGTCGACATCCCACACCAACGGCCAGAGCAACGGCGTGGACATGAATCCATACCAGCAATACGCGGGAGGCTATGGCCCAACGCATCCATATCCTCAGCCTCCTCAGCAGCAAGCACCGCagcaacaacaacaacagcAACCGCAGCAATCGGGCCACCCACACCCGCACCATCAGCAGCAGCCACAGCAACAGCAAGGACCGTACATGCAGTCTAGCCAGCGCTTGCCTCCCTTGGTTCCTGGTATGCCTCAAGGAATGCCGGGAATGCATAACGTGCGAGATGAACCCAGCGCACCGCCCGCTAGCTCTAGCTCTGCTAACAGCCAACAGCCCTCGCAGTACAGTATGGCAGCTCCGCAGCCGCAATCGCAGATGCCGTATCAACCGCAGCCACAGCAGACACTACCCCCTCCTCCCACTTCAAGAGCAGGAACCAGCAGTCAGTCAGGCGGTAAAAAGATGTCACATAGCGGCACGAGGGCCGGCTATACATACTCGCTTCAGGTTGTGCAGCAACCACAACGCGCAAGAATGTGTGGGTTTGGAGACAAAGATCGCCGGCCCATAACACCGCCACCCTGTGTGCGTCTCGTTATTGTCAATGACAGAGGGACCGAGGTCGATCTGGAAGAATTTCCTGGAGATCCGTCGTTCTTCGTACTGCAGGTTGACCTTTGGGCGGAGAGTGCCGATCGGGAAGCCAACGTTGTGAGAGCCAGTAGCAACAGTCCGGCTGTCAGTATCAGTAGTGCGACCACGACATCCTATCCACCGCCAGCTGAGCACCCTCGCCACATGTCACACGATCAGCCGATGATGTACATCAACGAACATGGTCAACCCATATATGCCAACATGCCTGGCTATGCAGTCGCTATGGGACGACCTGGCATGATGCCGCAACAGCAATATGGTGCTCCTCTGTACTACCAACAGATGCCCGGTCCCGGCATGCCGTTCATCCAGCCGCCCCAAGCGCCAAGCGCAATGTACACTCGGAATCTGATCGGGAGCTTGACTGTCAACGCTGCGAAGCTCAAGGACAACGAGAACAAGCAGGGTTATTGGTTCGTCCTACAAGACCTCAGTGTGCGCACAGAGGGGTTCTTTAG ACTTCGAATGAGCTTCATCGACATTAGTAATACTGGTGGTCCAGGAGTCAGTCGTGGCAAAGCACCTGTTCTCGCTTGGACCTTCTCGGAAAAGTTCCAGGTGTACTCAGCCAAGAAGTTTCCAGGCGTGATCGAGTCCACTCCACTCAGCAAGGTCTTTGCACAGCAAGGTATCAAGATTCCCATCAGGAAAGATAACAAGAACGAGGGCGGTGACGATGATGATGGAGATTGA